One genomic window of Erinaceus europaeus chromosome 7, mEriEur2.1, whole genome shotgun sequence includes the following:
- the LOC103125341 gene encoding peptidyl-prolyl cis-trans isomerase FKBP1A-like, giving the protein MGVQVEIICPGDGLTFQTHSQTCVVHYMGMLEDRKKFDSSWDRNKPFKFMLGKQEVIRGWEEGVAQMSMGQRAKLIIFPDYAYGSTGHPGITPPNATLIFDVELLKLE; this is encoded by the coding sequence ATGGGAGTGCAGGTGGAGATCATCTGCCCCGGAGATGGGCTCACCTTCCAGACTCACAGCCAGACCTGCGTAGTGCACTACATGGGGATGcttgaagatagaaagaaatttgaTTCCTCCTGGGACAGAAACAAGCCCTTCAAATTTATGCTAGGCAAGCAGGAGGTGATCCGAGGCTGGGAAGAAGGAGTTGCCCAGATGAGTATGGGTCAGCGAGCCAAACTGATTATCTTTCCAGATTATGCCTATGGTTCCACTGGCCACCCTGGCATCACCCCACCAAATGCCACTCTCATCTTTGACGTGGAACTTCTAAAACTGGAGTGA